In a single window of the Nicotiana tomentosiformis chromosome 8, ASM39032v3, whole genome shotgun sequence genome:
- the LOC138897449 gene encoding uncharacterized protein, with protein sequence MAPLRSTSSGQLEDSTGSRVNRFPQLDPLVFMGTNLEEDPQGFIDKMYKTLGVMCATEIEEVELSSYSLKEVAYSWFQLWEESHREGSSPARWGEFADAFIDHFLPTETKAAHAVEFENLRQAALNSDMNYGKMVALAQATENRKLRNRMEREGSNKARFTGNFDSSSGGGRCGLRVHIQRDCHSSRQGTGRGMAQLANSAATTCAASLPARGSPTPAGRGESRGGALRLGESGRFYAMRGHQNLEASPDVVTGILTVQSHDVYGLIYPGSTLSYVTPYVAMEFGIEPE encoded by the exons ATGGCTCCTCTAAGATCAACATCTTCAGGTCAGCTAGAggattctactggttccagggtgaataGGTTTCCCCAGTTAGATCCTCTAGTGTTTATGGGTACTAACCTAGAGGAAGATCCCCAGGGTTTCATCGATAAGATGTACAAGACTCTCGGAGTCATGTGTGCTACTGAGATAGAGGAAGTGGAATTGTCCTCCTAcagcctgaaagaggtggcatattcttggtttcaactatgggaggagtcccataGAGAAGGGAGCtctccggcgaggtggggtgagtttgccgatgccttcattgatcatttcttgcctaccgagactaaggcagcccatgctgTTGAGTTTGAGAACctaaggcaag ctgccttgaattctgatatgaactatggaaagatggtggcattagCTCAAGCCACAGAGAACCGCAAATTAAGaaacagaatggagcgagagggtagtaataaggcccggttTACTGGAAACTTCGAtagttcttctggtggtggcag ATGCGGATTGAGGgttcacattcagagggattgtcattCGTCCCGCCAAGGTAcgggcaggggcatggcacagctagccaattctgcagctactacatgcgcagcatctcttccagctcgaggctctccaacacccgcagggcgtggtgaaTCTAGGGGTGGAGCACTACGTTTGGGAGAATCTggtcgtttctatgctatgaggggtcaccagaatttagaggcttctccagatgttgtcacaggtatattaaccgtccaatctcatgatgtatacgGTCTCATttatcccggttccactttgtcatatgtcacaccttatgttgctatggaatttgggatagaaccagaatag